In the Podospora pseudocomata strain CBS 415.72m chromosome 5, whole genome shotgun sequence genome, one interval contains:
- a CDS encoding hypothetical protein (COG:H; EggNog:ENOG503NZAN), with amino-acid sequence MKIQEDQIKSVGLTLLYEPDGPIGPAVDIILIHGMGGHPVRSWKCFDEGQTPTPITPIHPSSTQGKRLRKPPPTAQLRRTNSEPLLAKEEGFVSRSRTLLRKASFKSSSRLRLADFADQLNEAPRNDVFWPLDSLPQSCPNARIFTWGYHTLVVDKKPLRLQGEIFAHASEFLFELATARAAFGAQARPLVFVAHSTGGIILKEILRLADIERDGPLKDVLFSTSAVVFLASPHRATEHASLGDAVTSMGSVTLSVDPDDPVLPQLCGGSSAEIELGRQSFIRQWNEFNFRVKTFQESVIPSFADADERAAATVRRLASFIGDPREKATTIGALHNNVAKFWSMEDVGYQALIACLAEFVRDEEERRHVLNSEETDCLAALVPPPIFHAETPPAASYPGTCLWLYDLYDFQTWHNRSGPNKNKVFWIRGESGCGKNILLTSLRRRLGRQWGPAGASIIGITAHQTNIPASVCRSLLGQLFLQDPRLRTALLELYKQPRADPEAFDDAQVLSFFSDFYIGQPIKTPTRRTFILVEIPNEAGSMYVRDVISRLSRLAHNSNFSICVTSAYHPETELHNTISIPMHIRNTDDILRFVSLNLMAEWEERNRTVMMIGRKAGGVFLWAEIVVNIVNAAILEGATQELIECTLQEVPNDLHGLYEWMLSTLNEKERAEALILFQWVILASEPMRLNDLFIAIRLTDPNQFEHYKRLRPLMALDVGAPFSMRDLRQLRNSVIRSDTPCQFHRWVRTRSIGLLEVKSDGNDSLGLQRVQARHCSVRSFFLSGRGFTCLTSGNSTIPANLTTTDFLSISHYSLLRACLTYLNMRDFESLTQSPKPSPNVKSALFLSLNIPLRPLSTTANQRQLITSSYPFLQYAVSNLIFHLLSPQHFRYFLPQNELFLALSANKFRLWKRWTSLLGTHDADEIITLHTKAGTKTKGLMSPVYGARFRLERVLRKLGGLSAAALRVKEEEQRLGKGRKEGRRSGWVGRGIMSPVTPVLPAPGLGRGVGRKKEWKPVEEQRFKLPGKLMLDSPGVGEGLGGVPVGLAV; translated from the exons ATGAAGATTCAAGAAGACCAGATCAAGTCAGTTGGGCTTACGCTGCTATATGAGCCTGACGGACCAATCGGTCCAGCCGTTGA TATTATCTTGATCCATGGCATGGGCGGCCATCCTGTCAGGTCATGGAAGTGCTTTGACGAAGGGCAAACGCCAACACCCATCACGCCAATACATCCCTCATCAACACAAGGGAAGAGACTGAGAAAGCCGCCTCCTACAGCGCAACTCAGGCGAACAAACTCGGAGCCGTTACTTGCCAAAGAGGAAGGCTTTGTTAGCAGATCGCGAACTTTGCTGAGAAAAGCCTCGTTCAAGTCATCTTCCCGATTACGTCTTGCCGACTTTGCGGATCAGCTTAACGAGGCCCCAAGGAACGACGTGTTCTGGCCGTTGGACTCTTTACCGCAATCCTGCCCAAACGCCAGGATATTTACGTGGGGCTACCACACCCTGGTTGTGGACAAGAAACCCCTCCGGCTACAAGGCGAAATATTTGCGCATGCCAGCGAGTTTTTGTTTGAACTGGCTACTGCGCGGGCAGCGTTTGGGGCGCAAGCGCGTCCTCTTGTCTTCGTTGCTCATTCCACCGGCGGTATCATCCTAAAAGAA ATCCTTCGCCTCGCCGACATCGAACGCGACGGACCTCTGAAAGATGTCCTTTTCTCGACATCCGCCGTGGTTTTCCTCGCTAGCCCTCACCGCGCCACGGAACATGCATCACTTGGAGACGCTGTGACAAGTATGGGCAGTGTGACCCTCTCTGTTGACCCGGACGATCCTGTTTTGCCACAGCTTTGTGGTGGCAGCAGCGCTGAGATTGAGCTTGGAAGACAATCGTTTATCAGGCAATGGAACGAGTTCAACTTCAGGGTCAAGACATTCCAGGAGTCTGTTATTCCAAGCTTTGCAGATGCTGATGAGCGGGCTGCCGCA ACCGTACGTCGACTTGCAAGCTTCATCGGAGACCCTCGAGAAAAGGCAACAACGATCGGGGCTTTGCATAACAACGTTGCTAAGTTTTGGTCGATGGAAGATGTGGGATACCAAGCTTTGATAGCTTGCTTGGCTGAGTTTGTTCGggacgaagaggaaaga CGTCATGTCCTGAATAGCGAAGAAACCGACTGCCTGGCGGCACTCGTTCCACCCCCAATTTTTCACGCCGAGACCCCCCCGGCCGCATCCTATCCTGGAACCTGCCTTTGGCTATACGATCTGTACGACTTTCAGACATGGCACAACCGAAGTGGCCcaaacaagaacaaggtctTCTGGATACGAGGCGAATCTGGGTGTGGCAAGAATATCCTTCTCACGTCTCTACGCAGAAGGCTTGGACGACAGTGGGGCCCTGCTGGAGCATCCATTATCGGCATTACAGCACACCAGACAAACATCCCAGCGAGTGTCTGTCGTAGTCTTTTGGGACAGCTATTTCTGCAGGACCCGCGTCTTCGGACGGCATTACTCGAACTCTACAAGCAACCTCGAGCTGACCCGGAGGCCTTCGACGACGCCCAAGTTCTGTCATTCTTTTCCGATTTTTATATCGGCCAACCAATCAAGACCCCCACAAGACGAaccttcatcctcgtcgagaTACCGAATGAGGCTGGGTCGATGTATGTCAGAGATGTAATCAGTCGTCTGTCCCGTCTCGCACATAACTCCAACTTCAGCATATGCGTCACCAGTGCTTACCACCCCGAAACCGAGCTGCACAATACCATCAGCATCCCAATGCACATCCGAAACACCGACGATATCCTTCGTTTTGTCAGTCTCAACTTGATGGCAGAATGGGAGGAACGCAACCGTACAGTCATGATGATTGGTCGCAAAGCAGGAGGCGTCTTTTTATGGGCTGAGATTGTGGTTAATATCGTTAATGCGGCTATTCTAGAAGGCGCTACTCAGGAGCTCATCGAGTGCACCCTGCAAGAGGTTCCTAATGATTTGCACGGGCTGTATGAGTGGATGTTAAGCACCTTGaacgagaaagaaagggCTGAGGCATTGATCCTCTTTCAGTGGGTGATACTTGCCTCCGAGCCGATGCGTCTGAATGATCTCTTCATTGCAATCAGACTCACCGACCCAAACCAGTTCGAGCACTACAAGCGTCTCCGGCCGTTGATGGCTCTCGATGTTGGAGCCCCATTTTCGATGCGGGACCTCCGGCAACTTCGGAATTCTGTGATAAGATCCGACACACCCTGTCAATTCCACAGATGGGTACGAACCCGCTCCATTGGTCTCCTTGAAGTCAAGTCGGATGGAAACGATTCCCTTGGCCTTCAACGAGTACAGGCACGGCACTGCTCCGTCCGCTCTTTCTTCCTCTCGGGCCGAGGCTTTACTTGCCTCACGTCTGGCAACAGTACCATCCCGGCCAACCTAACCACGACCGACTTCCTCAGTATCTCACATtactccctcctccgagCTTGTCTGACCTACCTCAATATGCGTGACTTTGAGAGTCTAACTCAAAGTCCCAAACCAAGCCCAAACGTCAAGTCAGCCCTTTTTCTCAGCCTCAACATTCCGCTGCGGCCCCTCTCGACAACTGCCAACCAACGCCAGCTAATCACGTCATCCTACCCCTTCCTTCAATATGCCGTCTCCAACCTTATCTTCCATCTGTTGTCACCACAACACTTCCGCTATTTCCTGCCTCAAAATGAGCTCTTCCTTGCCCTCTCCGCGAATAAATTCCGCCTATGGAAACGATGGACTTCACTTCTCGGGACTCATGATGCAGATGAGATTATCACTTTGCATACAAAGGCAGGGACCAAGACAAAAGGATTGATGAGTCCTGTTTATGGAGCTAGGTTTAGGCttgagagggtgttgaggaagttgggggggttgtctgctgctgctttgagggtgaaggaggaggagcagaggttggggaaagggaggaaggaaggaaggaggagtggctgggtgggaagggggattATGTCGCCCGTTACACCTGTTTTGCCGGCACCTggcttgggaaggggggttgggaggaagaaggagtggAAGCCTGTGGAAGAACAGAGGTTCAAGTTGCCGGGGAAGTTGATGCTGGATTCgcctggggttggggagggattggggggggtgCCGGTTGGGTTGGCTGTATGA